The genomic DNA CAGTCCTGGGCATCCAGATAGTCAATCCGCTCCCGCCAGTCTAACCGTTGTATCGCCCGCATCGAGCCAACACATAGCCCACACAGGCCATCGTAGATCATCACCGTTCGGCCCATTGCTCATTCACCATTCTGTCCCACCACAACAGTGAGGGTCATCCGACACTGTCGCCACAATTAGAGAGAACTTCCCAGACCGATCATCTTCAGTTACAGTATAGTAGAATCTGCCTGGAAGACTCCTGTCTGCCTCCTTGCCCAAGCGAGGTAACCCTGTGGTCGATCAAACCTCCCCGGAACTGGTCACGCTGGAACGCCTTGCCGCCGACTTTGCCGGGCGCGGACGCGATGCGCTGCTACCCGCGCTGTGGGCGGTACAGACGGCTTACGGGTACATCGGCCCGGAAGCCGTTCGCGTGCTCTCGCAGACCCTGGACATCCCCGAAGCGGATATTTACGGCGTCATCGGCTTCTACAGCATGTTCTACGATCGGCCTGCTGGCCGGACGATCATCCGGGTGTGCACCAGCCCTTCATGTGGCCTTGCCGGGGCGGACCGGGCGCTGCATACCCTGTGTGATCGGCTGGGGACCGTCCCCGGTGGCACCACCCCCGACGGTCAGTACACGGTTGAGCAGACCACCTGCCTGGGCCTGTGCGAGCACGCCCCGGCGGCGCTGGTTAGCCGCCAGGGCGCAGGCGAGCAGCAGTATGCCCCGATCGATATTGACGCTATTCTGGCCGGGCAGCCGGGTCACCACAACGGCGTGATCGGCAGTATGACCCGGGTGCTGCTCAGAGACCTGCCCACCGACCGGGCGCAAACGCTGGCCGAATACGGCGAATACGTTGCACTCCAGCGGGCGCTGAGCGACCTGATGCCGGAGGAAGTCATCGCCAAAATCGAGGCATCAGGGCTGGTCGGGCGCGGCGGCGCGGCCTTCCCTACCGGCCTCAAATGGTCGTTCACGCGGCGGGCGCCGGGCACCCCGCATTACGTCGTCTGTAACGCCGACGAGAGCGAACCGGGCACGTTCAAAGATCGCGTGCTGCTGGAGATCCGGCCGCACCTGTTGCTGGAAGGGCTGGCGATCTGCGCCTATGCCATTGGCGCGGAGCAGGCTTATATCTTCATCCGGGGGGAATACCCGCTGGCTACCGAGCGCCTGCAGCAAGCTATTGCCGAGGCGGAAGCCGCCGGTTACCTAGGAGAGAACATCCTGGGCAGCGGTTTTTCCCTGCACGTGGAGGTGCGGCGCGGAGCTGGGGCATACATCTGCGGGGAAGAGACGGCCCTGTTCGAAGCCATTGAGGGCAAGCGCGGCTACCCGCGGATCAAGCCGCCTTTCCCGACCACGCACGGCTTGTTCGGCAAGCCGACGGTGATCAACAATGTCGAGACGCTCTGCAAAGTCCCCGGTATCATCAATCGCGGCGGGCGCTGGTTCCGCCAGTGGGGGACTGATCTCAGCACTGGGATCAAGCTGGTAGCTGTCAGCGGGCATGTGCAACGGCCCGGAGTCTATGAAATCCCGCTGGGTGTCACACTGCGCCATGTGCTGGAGGCGCTGTGCGGCGGTGTGGTGGGCGAGTTGCAGGCGGTGCTGATGGGTGGCGCGGCAGGGACATTCCTCAGGCCGGAGGAGATCGACGTGCGCCTGACGTTTGAAGACCTGCGGGCCATCGGCAGCACGCTTGGCTCCGGGGCGATCATGGTTTTCAACGATACCGTTGACCTGCGGGATGTGCTGCGCCGGATCGGTGAGTTCTTCCAGCATGAAAGCTGTGGCAAATGTTATCCCTGCCAGCTTGGCACGCAACGCCAGAAGGAAATCCTGGATCGGCTGGCGACTCCTTTGCCCGGCGATCGCCAGCGCCTGGCTGACATCGGGCAAACGATGACCGAATCGTCGCTCTGCGGGCTGGGGCAGACGGCGGCGGCAGCCGTCCTGAGCGCCATGCGCCAGTGGCCGGAGTTGTTTCCCGCCTAGCGCAGCGATGCCTGATTGCTGAGAGAGGAGTGCCGTATGGCAGAGCCAGCCTCAACTGTCACCCTCACGATCGACGGACAGTCGGTCACTGTGCCAGCCAATACCACCATCCTGGAAGCAGCCCGCAGCATCGGCGTCGACATCCCGACCATCTGCGCCCATGACGCCACCACTCCCCGCGGCCTGTGCCGGTTGTGCGTGGTAGACATCAACAGGGGCCGGTTGCTGCAGCCGGCCTGCATCGTGCCGTGCCAGGACGGTATGGTGGTAGAAACCGCCAATGAGCGTGTCCGGACGAGCCGCCGCACCATTCTGGAAATGCTTCATTCGGCTGTTGACCTCTCCCAGGCTCCAGCGATTCAGCGCTATATGGCCGAGTATGGCGCTGATCCACAGCGCTTCCCGGAGGGTCGCAGGCGCGAGCATCCGGTTCTTGACGACAATGCCTTTTACATCCGCGACTACAACAAGTGCGTGATGTGCTGGCGCTGCATGCAGGTCTGCGCGGAAGATGCTCAGTACATCTTCGCCCTGAGCATTGACGCACGCGGCTTCAGCAGTCACATCACCACTGCTTTCGACATCCCCATGCCGGAGTCCACCTGTGTGTTCTGCGGGCAGTGCGTGGGCGTCTGCCCGACGAACGCCCTCAAACCCAAGATCGAGTGGGGCCTGGAACAGGGCTTAAGCCCTGACCAGATCCGGGAGACCAGTCGCGGTATGCGCCGCCGCCAGAAACCGATCCGGGTGGAATGAGCCATGGCCGACAACACGCCGGGCGCCTTCCCCTACACCTACCTCACCCTCAGCGGCGAC from Anaerolineae bacterium includes the following:
- the nuoF gene encoding NADH-quinone oxidoreductase subunit NuoF, encoding MVDQTSPELVTLERLAADFAGRGRDALLPALWAVQTAYGYIGPEAVRVLSQTLDIPEADIYGVIGFYSMFYDRPAGRTIIRVCTSPSCGLAGADRALHTLCDRLGTVPGGTTPDGQYTVEQTTCLGLCEHAPAALVSRQGAGEQQYAPIDIDAILAGQPGHHNGVIGSMTRVLLRDLPTDRAQTLAEYGEYVALQRALSDLMPEEVIAKIEASGLVGRGGAAFPTGLKWSFTRRAPGTPHYVVCNADESEPGTFKDRVLLEIRPHLLLEGLAICAYAIGAEQAYIFIRGEYPLATERLQQAIAEAEAAGYLGENILGSGFSLHVEVRRGAGAYICGEETALFEAIEGKRGYPRIKPPFPTTHGLFGKPTVINNVETLCKVPGIINRGGRWFRQWGTDLSTGIKLVAVSGHVQRPGVYEIPLGVTLRHVLEALCGGVVGELQAVLMGGAAGTFLRPEEIDVRLTFEDLRAIGSTLGSGAIMVFNDTVDLRDVLRRIGEFFQHESCGKCYPCQLGTQRQKEILDRLATPLPGDRQRLADIGQTMTESSLCGLGQTAAAAVLSAMRQWPELFPA
- a CDS encoding 2Fe-2S iron-sulfur cluster binding domain-containing protein, which encodes MAEPASTVTLTIDGQSVTVPANTTILEAARSIGVDIPTICAHDATTPRGLCRLCVVDINRGRLLQPACIVPCQDGMVVETANERVRTSRRTILEMLHSAVDLSQAPAIQRYMAEYGADPQRFPEGRRREHPVLDDNAFYIRDYNKCVMCWRCMQVCAEDAQYIFALSIDARGFSSHITTAFDIPMPESTCVFCGQCVGVCPTNALKPKIEWGLEQGLSPDQIRETSRGMRRRQKPIRVE